A stretch of Acidobacteriota bacterium DNA encodes these proteins:
- a CDS encoding type II toxin-antitoxin system Phd/YefM family antitoxin, with the protein MMTIKPSAAIRKNYKEISDLCKRSGEPVYLTKNGEGDLVVMDMETYARRESMLRLRESLLVAEESRLHGPSGHSAEEVSVMMKDAVREVLNARR; encoded by the coding sequence ATGATGACCATCAAGCCGTCTGCTGCGATCCGTAAGAATTACAAGGAGATATCGGATTTGTGCAAACGCTCGGGAGAGCCGGTGTATCTGACCAAAAACGGTGAAGGCGACCTTGTGGTTATGGATATGGAGACCTATGCGCGCAGGGAAAGCATGCTGCGTTTGCGCGAAAGCCTGCTTGTGGCCGAAGAGAGCCGGTTGCATGGTCCATCGGGGCATTCCGCCGAGGAGGTGTCCGTCATGATGAAGGACGCCGTCCGCGAGGTTTTGAATGCCCGCCGATAG
- a CDS encoding type II toxin-antitoxin system RelE/ParE family toxin, producing MPADRIFRVVVAEEAAQMLVSHARFLAEVSEAAASRLIEDFETQARSLERFPERNPVLLAPSLVPGKYRKLLLEKRYLLIYQIRGSAVYVDAVVDTRQDYGWLL from the coding sequence ATGCCCGCCGATAGGATTTTCCGGGTGGTTGTCGCCGAGGAAGCTGCACAAATGCTGGTTTCCCATGCCCGGTTTCTGGCCGAGGTCAGCGAAGCCGCCGCTTCGAGGCTGATCGAGGATTTCGAAACCCAGGCCAGATCGCTCGAGCGATTCCCCGAAAGAAACCCCGTTTTGCTTGCACCGTCGCTTGTGCCGGGAAAATACCGCAAGCTTCTGCTCGAGAAGAGGTACTTGCTGATTTACCAGATCAGGGGCTCCGCCGTATACGTGGATGCGGTTGTGGACACCCGCCAGGACTACGGCTGGTTGCTCTAA